ATTTTATGATGAAACAATAATTTTTTAATAAAAAAAATACCAATATGAAGATGAGATTTTACAGTGATAATTCTGTTAGGATTTGGAACAATATCTGTAACAGAACTCTGTTCAAAATTGATTACTTTTGTAAAAATTGACTTTTTTTATGCAAATCGATCTTTCGACACTCGACCCAAAGCAGAATATTATAATAAAAGGAGCGCAGGTACATAATTTAAAAAATGTAGATGTTGCTATTCCCCGAAATAAACTTGTCGTTATTACAGGTCTCTCAGGATCAGGAAAATCAAGTCTCGCATTTGATACACTGTATGCCGAAGGACAGCGCCGTTATGTAGAAAGTTTATCTTCTTACGCGCGTCAGTTTCTTGGTCGTCTGGACAAGCCAAAGGTAGAATATATAAAAGGTATTGCGCCGGCAATTGCCATTGAGCAGAAAGTAAATACAACAAACGCACGATCTACCGTAGGAACTTCTACAGAGATTTACGATTATATAAAACTTTTGTTTGCCAGAATTGGACGTACGTACTCTCCGGTTTCAGGACAAGAGGTTAAAAAAAATACGGTTTCTGATGTTATTGCTGATGTAAAAACACTGGAAATCGACAGTAAATGGCTTCTTCTGGCGCCTATTCATCTTGAAGAGGGCCGTCAGCTTGAAGACAAATTAAAAATACTTTTGCAGCAGGGTTTTGCCCGTATTCTGGTAGAAAATGAAATGGTTCGTCTGGACGAATTTTCGGCTGAGAATCTTCATAACCTGGACAATAAAGACATTCTGCTCATTATTGACCGTATTGTGGTAAAGGAAGAAGAAGAATTCTACAATCGCCTTGCAGATGCTGTGCAGACTGCTTTTTTTGAAGGAAAAGGAATTTGTTTCCTTCAGGAATTAGGTTCAGATAAAAAATTCTCTTATTCTAATAATTTTGAACTCGACGGCATTACGTTCTTAGAACCCAATGTGCATTTGTTCAGTTTCAACAATCCGTATGGAGCTTGTCCGGTTTGCGAAGGTTACGGAAATATTATAGGAATAGATGCCGATTTAGTGGTTCCGAATACTTCATTGTCTATTTTTGAAAGTGCCATTTATCCATGGCGCGGCGACAGCATGAGCTGGTACAAAGACGAACTGGTAAAACATGCTTATAAGTTCGATTTTCCTATTCATAAACCTTATTTTGAACTTTCAGAAGAACAAAAAGATATAATCTGGACCGGAAACAAGTACTTTCAGGGTCTAAATGACTTCTTCAGGGAACTTGAAGAGAAAAACTATAAAATACAAAATCGTGTAATGCTTTCGCGTTATCGCGGTAAAACAAAATGCCACGCCTGTCGCGGAAAACGTTTACGCGAAGAAGCATCGTATGTAAAGATTGGCGGTAAAACAGTTTCTGATTTAGTAGATCTTCCTATTAAACATCTGGTTACTTTTTTCAAAAATCTTGAACTCAATCAATACGAGCAGCAGATTGCAAAACGTTTAATGGTGGAAATCAATAACCGTTTATCGTTTTTAACAGAAGTAGGATTGGATTATCTTACCTTGAACCGAAACTCTTCTACACTTTCAGGAGGAGAATCGCAGCGTATCAATTTGGCTACTTCTTTAGGAAGCAGTTTAGTAGGTTCAATGTACATTTTAGATGAGCCGAGTATTGGACTTCACCCTAAAGATTCTGAAAGACTGATTAAAGTTTTGCTGTCTCTTCGTGATTTAGGAAACACCGTTATTGTCGTAGAGCACGACGAGGATATTATGAAAGCAGCTGATATGATTATTGATATTGGTCCCGAAGCAGGAACTTTTGGAGGAAAGCTTGTTGCGCAGGGTACTTATGAAGAAATTTTACAATCTGATTCGCTTACTTCAAAATATTTAAATGGCGATTTGGAAATTTCTGTTCCTAAAAAGAGAAGAAAATACAAGAATCATATTGATATTATCGGCGCAAGAGAAAACAATCTGAAAAACATCAATGTTACTTTCCCTCTTGATGTTTTAACAGTGGTTACCGGAGTTTCCGGAAGCGGAAAAAGTACTTTGATCAAAAAGATTTTATTTCCGGCCATGCAGAAAAAACTCGAAAGTGCTGCCGAAAAAGCTGGACAGTTCAGCGAAATATCCGGTTCTTTCTCTCAGATTAAACATATCGAATACGTAGATCAGAATCCTATTGGAAGAAGTTCAAGATCCAATCCGGTAACCTATATAAAAGCCTACGACGATATTCGTGATTTGTATGCCAAAGAAAAATTATCCAAAATAAGAGGTTATCAGGCCAAACATTTCTCTTTTAACGTTGACGGAGGCCGATGTGAAACTTGCAAAGGAGAAGGAACAATTAACGTTGAAATGGTATTCATGGCCGATGTTTCGCTTCCTTGTGAAACCTGCGGCGGAAAACGATTTAAAAAAGAAATTCTCGAAGTTACT
This portion of the Flavobacterium gelatinilyticum genome encodes:
- the uvrA gene encoding excinuclease ABC subunit UvrA — encoded protein: MQIDLSTLDPKQNIIIKGAQVHNLKNVDVAIPRNKLVVITGLSGSGKSSLAFDTLYAEGQRRYVESLSSYARQFLGRLDKPKVEYIKGIAPAIAIEQKVNTTNARSTVGTSTEIYDYIKLLFARIGRTYSPVSGQEVKKNTVSDVIADVKTLEIDSKWLLLAPIHLEEGRQLEDKLKILLQQGFARILVENEMVRLDEFSAENLHNLDNKDILLIIDRIVVKEEEEFYNRLADAVQTAFFEGKGICFLQELGSDKKFSYSNNFELDGITFLEPNVHLFSFNNPYGACPVCEGYGNIIGIDADLVVPNTSLSIFESAIYPWRGDSMSWYKDELVKHAYKFDFPIHKPYFELSEEQKDIIWTGNKYFQGLNDFFRELEEKNYKIQNRVMLSRYRGKTKCHACRGKRLREEASYVKIGGKTVSDLVDLPIKHLVTFFKNLELNQYEQQIAKRLMVEINNRLSFLTEVGLDYLTLNRNSSTLSGGESQRINLATSLGSSLVGSMYILDEPSIGLHPKDSERLIKVLLSLRDLGNTVIVVEHDEDIMKAADMIIDIGPEAGTFGGKLVAQGTYEEILQSDSLTSKYLNGDLEISVPKKRRKYKNHIDIIGARENNLKNINVTFPLDVLTVVTGVSGSGKSTLIKKILFPAMQKKLESAAEKAGQFSEISGSFSQIKHIEYVDQNPIGRSSRSNPVTYIKAYDDIRDLYAKEKLSKIRGYQAKHFSFNVDGGRCETCKGEGTINVEMVFMADVSLPCETCGGKRFKKEILEVTFDNQNINDILTMTIDDAIAFFEKNKQSKITQKLQPLQDVGLGYVQLGQSSSTLSGGEAQRIKLASFLVKGATKDKALFVFDEPTTGLHFHDIKKLLASFDALIEKGHSIIVIEHNLDLIKCADWIIDLGPEGGENGGHLLAAGTPEEVVKIKESVTGIYLKDKL